The Methyloferula stellata AR4 genome includes a window with the following:
- a CDS encoding ABC transporter ATP-binding protein: MQTTVNTATILEMRGAFWRVAEGTASEHITSREPAVVLEHVVKDYKACRALDDISLEIPQGATVGFVGCNGAGKTTTIFTIMGLIAPTSGRVMVFGHDMTRDPYSVLSRMNFASPYMNMPARLSVKQNLLIFAKLYGVPNVKAKLAQLAHEFDLCDIMDRVTGSLSAGQKTRVSLAKALLNEPDILLLDEPTASLDPERAGFIHQKLEAHRKKHNATILMTSHNMAEVERLCDLVVVMRFGAIIEQGSTADLKHRYGRETLYEALARI, encoded by the coding sequence ATGCAAACCACGGTGAATACAGCCACGATCCTCGAAATGAGAGGCGCCTTCTGGCGCGTCGCGGAGGGCACCGCGTCCGAACATATCACATCGCGCGAACCGGCCGTCGTGCTCGAACATGTCGTGAAGGATTACAAGGCCTGCCGCGCGCTCGATGACATCAGCCTCGAAATTCCGCAAGGCGCGACGGTCGGCTTCGTCGGCTGCAACGGCGCCGGCAAGACGACGACGATCTTCACCATCATGGGACTGATCGCGCCCACGTCCGGCCGCGTCATGGTCTTCGGCCATGACATGACGCGCGACCCCTATAGCGTCCTGAGCCGGATGAATTTCGCGAGCCCTTATATGAATATGCCGGCACGCCTCAGCGTGAAGCAAAACCTTCTGATCTTCGCCAAGCTCTATGGCGTGCCGAACGTCAAAGCCAAGCTGGCGCAGCTCGCGCATGAATTCGATCTCTGCGACATCATGGACCGCGTCACCGGCAGCCTGTCGGCCGGCCAGAAAACCCGCGTGTCGCTCGCCAAGGCTCTGTTGAACGAGCCGGACATTCTGCTGCTCGACGAGCCGACGGCCTCGCTCGATCCCGAGCGCGCCGGTTTCATCCATCAAAAGCTGGAAGCGCATCGCAAGAAACACAATGCGACGATCCTCATGACCTCGCACAACATGGCGGAGGTGGAACGGCTCTGCGATCTTGTCGTCGTGATGCGCTTCGGCGCAATCATCGAACAGGGATCGACGGCGGATCTCAAACACCGCTATGGCCGCGAGACGCTTTATGAGGCGCTGGCGAGGATTTAG
- a CDS encoding ABC transporter permease: MSGSLNRIGAMTLRYCYLLRSSWPRLLELVYWPAMQMLVWGFLQLFLSEDHSSLAMISGTFVGAVLLWDVLFRGQLGFSVSFMEEIWSRNIANLMMSPLRPIELAASLMLVSVLRLLIGMVPVSLFALVLFHFNIYSLGLALLIFFVNLVLTAWAIGLAVCGFVLRYGMGAESLAWSLVMLLLPFCCVYYPVWILPDWLQPISWALSPTYVFEGLRAAIIDQTFRGDLMLKAFALNIIYLGAGLATFILILRSARRRGALVSIGE, from the coding sequence ATGAGCGGCTCGCTCAATCGTATCGGCGCCATGACCTTGCGCTATTGCTATCTCTTGCGCTCGTCATGGCCGCGGCTTCTCGAACTCGTCTATTGGCCGGCGATGCAAATGCTGGTCTGGGGCTTTCTCCAGCTTTTTCTCAGCGAAGATCATTCCTCGCTCGCGATGATCTCCGGCACATTCGTCGGCGCGGTGCTTCTCTGGGACGTGCTGTTTCGCGGCCAGCTCGGCTTCTCGGTCTCCTTCATGGAAGAGATCTGGTCGCGCAATATCGCAAACCTCATGATGAGCCCACTGCGCCCGATCGAACTCGCCGCTTCCTTGATGCTCGTCTCGGTGCTGCGTCTGTTGATCGGCATGGTGCCCGTCTCGCTCTTTGCGCTCGTGCTCTTCCATTTCAATATTTACAGCCTCGGTCTGGCGCTCCTGATCTTCTTCGTCAATCTCGTGCTGACGGCCTGGGCGATCGGGCTCGCGGTCTGCGGTTTCGTCCTGCGCTACGGCATGGGCGCCGAAAGCCTCGCCTGGTCGCTCGTCATGCTGCTCCTGCCTTTCTGCTGCGTCTATTACCCGGTATGGATTCTGCCGGATTGGCTGCAGCCGATCTCTTGGGCACTTTCGCCGACCTATGTGTTCGAAGGGCTGCGCGCCGCGATCATCGATCAGACTTTTCGTGGCGATCTGATGCTGAAGGCCTTCGCTCTGAACATCATCTATCTCGGCGCCGGCCTCGCGACTTTTATCTTGATCTTGCGCAGTGCCCGCCGCAGAGGCGCGCTCGTCTCGATCGGAGAATAA